The DNA window CGAAGGTGAACTCATCGGCTGGATCCACGACGCGGCCGACGCGCGCGAACCGGTGATCCTCAACGCCGGGGGACTGACGCACACGTCGATCGTGTTGCGCGACGCATGTGCGGAACTGACCGCCGGGCTGGTGGAACTGCACATCTCCAACGTGCATGCGCGGGAAGAGTTCCGGCACCACTCGTACCTGAGTGGGGTCGCGACCGGATCGATCGTCGGTCTCGGCGTGGCCGGGTACGCCTTGGCGCTCCGGTTCCTGGCGGAGCGCGGCTGACAGCGACCCGCCGGAGGGCGGGTCGTTCACGAACAACGAAGGGGCCGAGGCGGATCCACCGCCTCGGCCCCTTCGTCGTCTCGTCCGGACGCCGCCGCGGGCTACTGCTCGGCGCGGTGCGCGCCGCCGGACCTGCCCCCGTTCCCGCCCTGCGTCTCGACCGGGCTGAAGACCTCGGTGTCGGTGTTGTCGCCGTCGTAGTCGCCGCCGTCCTCGCGGTGCTCGTACGACCACTCGCTGTCGGCGTAGTTCTCCGCCGCCTCTTCCTCGACCTCACGGTCGGCATCGTCGGCCGGTGCCACCGCACCGGACTTGCGGCCGTCGCGCCCGGCGACGAAGCGGCCGAGACCGACGCCGACGGTCGACGGAATGAAGACCAGCAGCACGGTGAACGCCGCCCCCGACGTCACCTCGAAGAACAGGCCGGCGGAGGTGACCGCGATGTCGAACAGCAGGCCGACGATCCAGGCGGCGAGACCGGCGAGGATGCCGGCGACGAACGCGGCCTTGAGCCACATCATGGTCAGGTCGGCGCCGTCGTCGGGATCCGGATTGGCGCGCCGGTCGCGAATGCCGTCCAGCGCCCCCCACGCGAACGCCAGCAGTATCACCACGGCCAGCGAGAACCAGCGCATGATGCTGCCCTGCTCGGGCCACTGCGTCACC is part of the Rhodococcus sp. SGAir0479 genome and encodes:
- the aroQ gene encoding type II 3-dehydroquinate dehydratase, which produces MRVQVVNGPNLGRLGKRQPEVYGSTTHDDLVALCERTAKELGIEVVVRQSDSEGELIGWIHDAADAREPVILNAGGLTHTSIVLRDACAELTAGLVELHISNVHAREEFRHHSYLSGVATGSIVGLGVAGYALALRFLAERG
- a CDS encoding B-4DMT family transporter, whose amino-acid sequence is MNGWVVRGLGLALVHVVVRTFLGAAVTQWPEQGSIMRWFSLAVVILLAFAWGALDGIRDRRANPDPDDGADLTMMWLKAAFVAGILAGLAAWIVGLLFDIAVTSAGLFFEVTSGAAFTVLLVFIPSTVGVGLGRFVAGRDGRKSGAVAPADDADREVEEEAAENYADSEWSYEHREDGGDYDGDNTDTEVFSPVETQGGNGGRSGGAHRAEQ